The genomic region atcatggaatctcctgagctggaaaggacccacaaggatcctCAAAATCCTGCTTCTGGCCGTGCTCAGGACAACTgccaccaatcccaccctgtgcctgagagcattgctGAAATGCTCCTGGAGGCCTGGCAGGCTCAGAGCCACGggcattccctggggagccagGGAGTGTTCCCAAAGCTATACCTAGATCCAGGAACCAGGAAAGTTCCCCAGGACTGGCAACAGCTCCACGTTCCACTGGTTTTGTTCCCTGTGCTAAGTCACGTCAACAGACCTCACACCCTGATCCTGTTGCAATGCTCCCAGTTTGGAGTTTGGAAAAGCCAATTAAGCACCCAGCAGCCCCACCTCCCGCTCCTaatctctccatctttcctccagctgggagctgctgtggaaaGGCTGGGAATTCATCTGGCTTGGTGAGTTTCGAGGAATATTGGCAGTTTGGGGGCCTCATCcaaccccagccccagagccaaGTTCTCACCCAGTGGTCGCTGAAGTCTCCGACGACGACAGCGGGGGCGAAGGACCTGGCAGGGTTCATGGAACAGCCGGTGTAACGGATCTGCCGGGAACACCATGGCCAACGTCAGCATTAACCCTTTTTAccacttctttaaaaaatgttgggGTGCCATCAGGGTGATTCatcccctgagctgctgcttcatctTCCAGCATTCCTGTTCCAGGGAAAGGGATTCCAGGAGCTGCCACCACCTGAGTCAACACTGTGAGGTGTCTGAGCTTGTGTGTCTCGactgtggtgctgctgtgctgcaagaACTGCAGGGATGAGCCCTCAGTCCTGCAGAAaattccctctcctgcctctgagGACAAGAGAGGAATGGTCTCATGGACACAGGGGCTCATGGAGTCCTGAGGATGGAAGGTGTGGTGTGACCAGCAGCGTTTTCCTGTGTGCACTGGgagtggcagctgctgtggacCATCACCCAGGTGGGATTTCCCTGAGTgtccatcccaaatcccagacgCCTCCCAAGCTCATCATACCACACATTCAAGCTCATCATGCCAACACATTCACTCCAGGAGAGATcccacagagccctggaacACCCTGTGGGACTCAAGGAGAGGCAGAGATGCCAAATAAAAGCTGAGCTCAGGCCACAGCTCTCCCATGGCTTTGGTGagatttttccctctctctacTGGAAAACCACGGGTTACAAATCCCCCATCAAGCCTGGAGATGCAGCCAAACCAACTTCGGGCATAAACAACAAAAGAACCCCAAAAATGCCAAGTTTTGGCCCATCCACTCACCCCGAGGAGGTGCCCCACAGCCACGGAGAGGCCAATGGAGAGGGCAGGGGAGCCCAGGTTGTCCTCACGCCTCTCGTCTGTGGAAGCAAAGATACACAGGACCAGCTGGAAGGTGAGGAACAGCTCCACTGTCACTGCCTGCCCCGTTGTGGTCTCATTGTGCAGCtggaacaggaggaaaaacaagtTCCAGGGCTGAGTTCCATGAGCAGATGGGAAACATGGAGTACAAATCCAAAATCAGGGGGAGCCAAAGGAGATGGGAGATTTTTGGTACCAGTAAGAAAAAACTTCCCAGGTAGAAGAAGTGGCTCAATGGGAAATGCTTGATTGAACTGTCAGGAAATTTTATTGGCACTTTTGGgtacttttccattttttttctcctcatgcTCAAAATGCCTTTTGGAAAACTTTACAAGTTGCACTTTGAAGacatcaaaaagaaatattttggcatgaaaaaagaaaagaattccCTTTCCACACTTATTTGACTCAGGGAATTTGTCAGGTCTGATCTGGAGCTGTTCCTAGCTGCACCCCCTCTCCTCCAACTCAATCCCTtctttccctgtgtccccacaaaTCTAATCCCATTGCCTGGTGATCCCAGGAAGGTCCCAACTGCCCTCCTGCCTGAGCTCCAGAGTCAGatcttcctcattttcctccccAGTATTCCTCTCCCTTTTTATAGGTATAATCTGTGCAGGTAGCCACATGATGAACTGcccacaggggaaaaaatcttctCGAAATCCCCAGTTCTCACTTTTCAGTGGTTTAAGGTGTAAAGCAACAAAGCTGGAGCAGTCTGAGTCTCCCTTAAACCTCCCGCTTTATTACCCTGGGTCATTACCAGCCTAAATCCCCTTGTTCAGATTAAACCACGATCCCTCTTTTTAACCCTCTTAATCACTCTGGCAGTGCAGCTGAGTCCTGGCAGTGCCTCCCTCCTGTGGGAAAGGCCATTTCCATGTGCTGCTTCCCaactcagctccctgctcctccctcgCTCCCTTGGGGTTGGGTGATGCTGATCCTGGGATGGTGGGCATGGAGAGGGGGCAGTGAATCCCTGAGGTTCAATTCCTATTCCCGTCCTGATGTTATGTGCAGCAGTGCGGACTGGGATACCATTGGAGAATCCCCCATGGCTTCCTAAACTtccctggctttttttttttttttttttccctgtctgaaACCAGCCTGAGATCTTTGTGAAGCTTTAGGGAATCCACGTGTTGGGTTTTGGGATGAACCAGCTGGATCTGGTGCGACCATCCCATGACAATGGGAAGCAATGAGCTGAACCTAATGAAAATCTGGGATTTAGACCCAaatctctcctctctccacCAGCTCAGCCACCTGGAAATTGTGGCTTTGCCAAAGCAGAGCCAGGAAGAAGCTGCCTGcacccacagcagaggggagattgggatgagctgggacaagaggaatgcagaggtggTATTTTGGATGTGTCTTTCCTTAAGCCCCTGGGAACCCCAGAATCCAAGTGCCCCCCAGTACAGTCCCAGGGAAAAATGAGATGGTTGTGACTCCAAGGGAGGTATCTGTGGCCAGCTGGatcctttctctgcctttcgCCCTAAGAACAGGGGACATTTTTGTCACCAAATAcgaaaagaggaaaaatttccCAGGTGGAAGAAGTGGCTCAATGGGAAAAACTTGATCGACCTCAGGAAATTTTAGCCCTAAAACCAGAGGAGGAAGACGAGTCCTGCCttcatccctgctcctggcaggacccTTGGAGCAGCAGGGTCCTGGTGCTGGGCTGCGGCATTCAGAGGCTTCCTCGCCGACCCCAGAGGGTCTTTGCTGGCCACAAGCCCCTTCCTCAACCTTTCCAGAGACCCTGCCCGGTCTCCCCACATCCTCCCACGCCTGCCCCGTGCTGAAGCCTCACCTTGTTGAGGGCCAGGCCCTGCCGGGAGTCTGCCGGGGTGATCTGGTGCAGGATGGCAGCGCCCACCACGCCGCCCAGCAGCTGTGCCACCACGTAGAAGAGCGCCcggagcagggagagctgcgAGCCCAGCAGGCAGCCCAGGGTGACGGCGGGGTTGATGTGGGCACCGCTGACGTGGCCCAGGGCCTGCACCAGGGTGCCGATGGCCAGCCCGAAGGCCAGCGCGATCTGCAGGATGCTGGGCGCCGGCGCCGACGGCCAGTTCAGGGCAGAGCCGAGGCCGAAGAGGACGAAGACCAAAGTGGCCAGGAATTCCGCAAGGACCGCCCTGGTGAAGGCGATGGAGCGCAGTTCCCACAACATGATCCCGCCCGGAGTGCCCTCGGTGCCCACCTCTCACTGTGTCCCTGAGGACGGCCTGGGACAACATTTATATATCTGGAGGCGGGGGGGGGGCACGGGATCAGCTGCTGAAGGGGATGGGATCGTGGTCCCAGGAAATctgatgcttttttccttctgtgttccAGTTGAGGGAACATCAGATCCTGCCCCTTCTATTAAAGCCGGGGAATGCGGCACTCACCACCCTTGGGAGGTTATGGAccaggctccagcagggctgggaaggactGCTCCCTTTCTCCTGGGCTTCCTTACCCGGGACCtatccccagagctgctgtggcagctggacCCTGGGAGCATGGAAAGGGCAGGAAGAAATGGGGGGTctgtggagctggagctgaggtgGGGTTGTGTTGAAAATCAGGCCATGGGCTGTGATTTAACAGCCCGAAAAAATCCAGGAACATGGAGGCATTCCTGGGGGTGTCctatgcagggccaggagctggattcaATGATCTTTGAGGGTCTCTTTCAGTAGAGGATATTCCATGAAAAGTGAGTGTGAGGGAGGCACAAAAGTGATTCACtacagctcagctcctcagaGTAGCAGAATTTTGCAGCCTGGTCACAGATTTCCTATCCAAAAAATTGGGAACCAACCCCAAAGAAAAGACTGTCAGGAATTCCCATGTGAAAGTgtgagcccagggctggagcaccaaCTGTGCCCTAATTATGGCCATTTTGGTCAATTCAGCTCTTCAGAAATGTCCGTTCAGTTCTTGGTGTCAATCCCGGAGTCAGAATTTCTTCTCTGGGATTTGGTTCTTTCCATCTGCTCCTTACCCAGaaagtttcttttcccttttctccatttcccattCCTGAGGGATATCTGTAAAACTATTTCCTCACCTTGTCATTGGGGTTGGTGGCTTTACTGAAAATTAAGGAGctggtttttcctctccagagccGATTCTGTGGTGGGATCACTCCCCCAGCTGTAGCTGGAAGGACCATTTCACCCCAGAGGGATGCAAAGCACCAGGACCAAGTGTCCACTTTTGGACTCTAACAAAAGCTCTTGTTCTACAATAAACTGagtatttttcccctccagaggagctgtgcaaGTGCCATGGGATGGTTCCATATTGCTGGAATTATATCATGGAATGATGCGGTAtcccaggttggaaggga from Sylvia atricapilla isolate bSylAtr1 chromosome 29, bSylAtr1.pri, whole genome shotgun sequence harbors:
- the AQP2 gene encoding aquaporin-2; this encodes MLWELRSIAFTRAVLAEFLATLVFVLFGLGSALNWPSAPAPSILQIALAFGLAIGTLVQALGHVSGAHINPAVTLGCLLGSQLSLLRALFYVVAQLLGGVVGAAILHQITPADSRQGLALNKLHNETTTGQAVTVELFLTFQLVLCIFASTDERREDNLGSPALSIGLSVAVGHLLGIRYTGCSMNPARSFAPAVVVGDFSDHWVFWVGPLIGAAAASILYNYILFPQAKTFSERLAILKGCEPEPDWAEREARRRQSVELHSPQTLPRGMSEKV